ggtgacactttacaaaacttgcataaggcccgtcatgacttacgcgagtgtggtgttcgctcacgcggcccgcacacacttAGACACCCtacaatctctacaatcccgcttttgcaggttagccgtcggagctccgtggttcgtgaggaacgttgacctacacgacgacctgggcctcgaatctatccagaaatacatgaagtcagcgtcggaacggtacttcgataaggctatgcgtcatgataatcgcctttttttttattcctacctatgctgatagccttgagaggctatttcagcgtaccctagcttgtgtaggtgagctcgcggggctcaaaccggagaattgctaacaccgccctagcaagagcagtgcttcgcagaatctaccaccggatcggaagcgcgacccactgagaagatccggcgagaaactcagtgggctgtgtctgtgggttaattcgctcgtcgagcccttcgtcgcaagcgacgggttcggcgaggacggtgaccggtgcttgtattgcctaaaagcaccgttaatggatcaggaggatccgtgatgacgtgctttgggcgacgtcgacggtttaccaaacggtctacaggatcgggtatgtagtttccggcggccacgacaagaggattctcatgtcgtgccgccttctcaaagtggcgcagcgatgccgactgtagatacttactgacggggtcgagctccaggtcatcgtggaggtccacgttcctctggaaccatggtgctccgacggctatcctgcagaatcgggattgtataacctgaaggggtttcaagttggtgcgggccgcgtgagcgaacactacgcttgcatacgtcatgacggggcgtatgcaagttttgtagagggttaccttgttacggagggacagtttgcttcgtctacaaagcattgggtagagtcgtcctagtataaacgcggcgcgatcgcgtaccgtttttacgtggggacggaatgtcatccctctgtcgagggtgacgcctaggtatttgaccttcggggcccacggtatgggctggtcaaagagagtgatggggctaacggcggaggtgtttacgcgcctattggggagtggggtgctcgaagtggtattcggagggcgaccccttttgaatagcaccgctgtgcttttcgtggggttaatgtctattcgccacttccggaaccactgtcccatggtggttactgcggtctggagtcgccgatgaagcaacgacatcttcctacacgagtagtagatagccgtgtcatcggcgaagagcgctagatgggtctccggagaccggggtatatcgttgatatacaaactaaatagtaacggggagagtgcggagccttgcgggactccggcagtcagatgacggggacgagaacgagttccctctactcgatatcgaaacgaacggttcgacaagaagtctcgtatgatgagcacgagtctgtctggcactcccatgttgtacagtttgtagatcaaaccgttgtgccagactttgtcgaacgccttcgctacatcgaagaagagggcgccggtcgggatttgtttacgcctatttagccctattaagatgtgcaccgtgaggcggtgcacttgttgtacgcacgagtgtttggcgcggaatccaaactgctcgtctattagaattttattcgcggtaacgaagtcccagaggcgtttccgaaggagtcgttcgtaaattttgcctatcgctgggaggagactaatcggacggtaactagcggtttcattattcggtttgcccggcttgtgtataccgataacgtccgcttctttccacaccgccggaaagatgcagtgcgtcatagcggcatttaagatggtagccaacattgttatcagttggactggtaagagttttaacgcgcggttgcggatgccgtcggagccgggtgccttcttaggttgaaggttaTCTATTACTTttctaacttcgtcagaggtaatggggggtaacgcgtccgagggtggcagggaagctctgcgctcgacctccctgtcgactgcctcggagtgttcggggtccgcgtattgagtgctggtggtgcactgctcttgcagtgcatcggccagcaactctgccttgtcatcgtcatcgaaagccggtggttgtcctgaagggcgtacgagaggaggcatagtagcggtagtttcggacttgagagtccttgctagtcgccagtatgcttgatgagagggcgcgagtccttctaagtaactatcccaattctcatttcgggcgtcgcttaggcgagattttacatcccgctgtagacgacgcatccgaatccggtttgagtgcgtgggaagttgatcgtaggcccggattgccgcgtttctaactcttaggaggttcctaagttcgggggacagtctgatgcggtgaaagctatcctccacatcgacttcttttgaggatcttatgatcgcggaagagatgtgatccgtgatgatgtttatggattcgactgtgtcctcgggggatggagttgaatccgggccgcaggggaggattggtggagcggcatcggctaagcatttgcccagcttcttccagtccaccatggtcctcgtagctgtgactgggttgtgggggcgaccgagctgcataacgacaggtcggtggtctgagtcgagctctgacattgcttcgatggaacgtaagcgcagagtaatcgccttatcgttgcctccgctgactactccccgaatcctgatcacgcaggagccagtcaccgtcaacgccctagacacgtccttacggatccatcagatccaataacttttgcattagacgccttcagctctgacactaggagcaggcttagggacctcggtaaccgtactcgtcgaactcgacaaagagttcgccgtgcaacctaacccatgaatcagctcgctgagtttctcgccggatcttctcagcgggtcgcgattccgatccggtagtagactcattcgcgaagcagctactcttgagctgttaggtctccttcggaggcgctcgggtagctgttagcaaatcccacccctcctggctgagcctttgctcgccctgGCAGGtttcacctgtcctggtgaaactggaaaggcctccgggccacaagtaatcattcaatcataaaaaaaaaactgtttacggatgagaaaatttttacaattgagcaacattttaacacttcccaattagtcgacagagtgcaacgtgggcactatccgacttcagttatggtttggtggggtattagctatgaaggagtgactgagccatacttttgtgaacaaggtatcaaaacatcggcacaagtgtatcaagataccattcttgagaaggtagtgaagccccttaacaacaccatgttcaataatcaagaatggtccttccagcaagactcggcgccaggtcataaagctcggtctacgcagtcttggttgaaaacgaacgtttcggacttcatcagagctggagactggccgtcgtctagtcccgatcttaagccgctggattatgatttatggtcagttttagagagtacgccttgctctaaacgccatgataatttggaatccctaaaacaatccgtacgattggcagtgaaaaattttcccatggaaagagtgcgtgcttctattgataactggcctcaacgtttaaaagactgtattgcagccaatggagaccacttcgaataagctttatatactttaaaattttttatatttatgtattaaactaacacactgtaaaagtaataaatgttatttgcaatagacatttttgttttcctttgtctcagtatttacttatggcaagactaggtatactCAGACCCAGTGGCAGATTTGCAGTCTCGGCTGCCCTAGGCCCCAAGCCATCAGCCGCCTCTTTCTCAGCGTCCACCACAAGACTACacataatgaaattattgtCAACTTTTTAGATTTAgaaatttaggaaaaaaaaatagttttatgcgGCATAGATTGATTGCACCATGCAGTGCAGTCCGCCGCCGCCGCATACGTTACATATCTAAGCTTTTTTGACAAGATTTGGGCCGCCCCTAAATCTGTCCGCCCTAGGCCCGGGCCTATCGGGCCTTAGGGTAAATCCGCCTCtgctcagaccttagaacttatatctcaaggtgggtggcgcatttaagttgtagatatctatggtcttcagttaccacttaacaccaggtcggctgcgacctagtccacccatctaagaaataaataaaaaatcctgcTTATGGTTAGGTGATTACCAATGCTCATGGAGTTCAGCAGTGCCATAGGCgtcgctgtctaccgcttaggttttaataaattattaatacactTAGTCACGCAAGTAAAGTATACTGATTTCAAGGAATTAAAATGTCATAACTGTAATCATCTCTGGGCATTTCCATTTCTATCAGCTCATACATAAAACAATGCGACGTAACATACATACTATTTCGTGGTTAATCtgaataattgcaaataatacTTTTCAAGACCGTTGGCTTTTGATCCACCATCAATTAAAATCAACTTCCCGTAGAATTTACAAAGGGTTGTTTACAATATTGTATATCaacattttcatatattattgcCTAACTTACTAACTAAAATATCTATTGAAATCTTATTGTATAACAATAAGAACTAAaaaacctatttaaaaaaatttggtttaaattatttagatcTCATggactatttcaattattaatttataattttaaacatatttaaaaaaaataagttcccTTGCGAGTTCAAATTCCTCACTGAATCAGTTTCTATTTTGAAAAGGAGAAACAAAGTACCTTAAGTGAGTAACTTATATTAAAAAActacgaccatgaaaaattgagtattaatgtaatcatacaaattaattaatttgtgacatAAACACCTTCTGGTCCAAATATTGTGCATCAATCTTGATTATCATTTTTCAGACATTTTATGTGCTCCATAAAATTTTCCCATCAAATTTTGACATTATCAATCCTttgaaagtaaatattttatattaatttacattgcgTAGAAGAATGAACATGCTTgcaggccacttggtgtaacaTGGCAGTCATCCCCCATCCCCCATCATCAATCTTTATAAAAAGATTTATGGGTTCAggtaatttatctatttttttaataaaagcttTAGTCCTTGAAagcttttttacaattttaatttcatttctttGTTTTCTACATTTATCCTTTAATTCTTTCACTGGtttcattaatttcaaaaaaatccaATTATAATTTGTGCTCTTCTTAAAGGCTGAAAAGAAAAGTCAAATATTGAAAACCAAATATACTATGTAGATAAATTATCCCAATACTGTTTTTGACATACATGAATAATTTTGTGTTCAGTAACAAAGTCATTTGTTGAAAAAGACAGATATTGGATATTGGTACCAACCTCTGTTTAatacactttaaaatttttccATATTACTCGATTCCACTCACCAACTGCAGCCTATAAATTTCAATGGGAGTTGCATGGTTTGGCCTGAAATATTtacaagcaaaaaaataataattttggtagaataataattattttttcattctatacattacatttatttatatttcaattacaTCTACACTAATCTATTTACTTACACTGTATAACTTATAACAAACTTCTTAAATTCTCATatactaaattaataacaattatttaaaaaaaaggaattaaataaaaagctatAGGATATTAACTAACATaccctttatttaatttttaaatttatctataTTGATAGTATtgactaattattaaatattgaaatatcttAATTAACAGAAAATAATGACAAATATACAGttttactatataaataaaaggtataatatattataatgatttaCCAAGGAATAATGTTGGAACTGaattttagtaaatatatttgatGATAGTTTATGGCACTTCTCAAAATGTCTGTTGTAAAGCcgaatgttatttattatacatgtaTTTTTGTGTCTTCCTGAGAGTCTGCGCTGAGAACAGATTTCCATTTATTGAATCTCTCAATTTGTTCTACTGACATACTTTGTGGATTCGGAAATGTATGGAAGGGACTTTCAAATACCTAAAATTAAGATGACATAAGTTTTTAGTACCTAgcaagtctttttttttcttaaatgggtggacgagctcacagcccacctggtgttaagtggttactggagcccatagacatctacaacgtaaatgcggaacccaccttgagatatatgttttgaagtctcaagtatagttacaacggctgcccaacccttcaaaccgaaacgcattactgcttgacggcagaaataggcagagtggtggtacccacccgcgcggacttacaagaggtcctaccaccagtaattatgcaaattataattttgcgggtttcatttttattacacgatgttattccttcaccgtggaagtcaatcgtgaacattgattaagtacgtatttcataagaaaaattggtacccgcctgcaggattggAACACCGTTACAtggctcaatacgaatgcacgacgtcttatcctttaggccacgacgactataagTATTTTAGTGATCATTTGAAAAACTAATTCACGTACCACTTGATAATAAGCAGATACTCTGCGTGGcaaaacataaatgccgccacccacttgcGACAACTATGTGAGGTATGATAGAACGAGTTATAATTCTAACGACTGTCTCGATCGAATCTGAACATAATATGATAGCTTGGCAGCAGGAATAGGGCCACTAGTTGGTGCTAGTACATACAAATGAATTAATAGTATTTCTGTTAGCAAATGATATAGCGGGAAAACACTGCAAGCTCACCGTTATCGAGGCATACATGTACATACGAACTTAACATgaagaaagaaataaattttgGAGATAGGTTAAATTCAAGGAAAATTCAAGAAATAGTTTTTCACTGCCAAATCGTCTTTTATTTTCACAAACATTGCTCTAAATTGATATTATGATATAACATAGCTCTTAAAGCCAGGTCAAAtcaaaaacgataaaaaaaatgaaaacattacgCCATTTTAAAAACTACAAAGCTGCCAAtcgaaaaaattatatttgtaaaatttggtTTTAATAGCAATTTATTGCCATGATACTGTTTATTTTcctaaaagaaatattatttggtATATTATGTAACAAAAGTTATGacggtattaaaaataaaaattgttgataTTAAGGTTTGTGTTTGTaacaaattgttttttgtttccaaAATAGTTCCAACTTCTACCAATGCTaatattactaatattttttattgagtcaaaaccatagagttactatacttattaactccatggtcaAAACATAATCAAACTCATATCTGAGTTATCTATGATGAGTTTATTAGGTAATTAGTAccaaaaagtttaaaaattgaCCCGGagtaagatgacgctagttgaatGTATTTCGCCTTTGAATGAGAACTTCACCCCTGCTATATACTTTGAATTTCCGAACGTTTCGAATATACTGCATAACAGAAGAAACAATATGcataatttacttaaaattatgtttattttgttttatacacatacaaattaattatgaaaatttaatacttatttattaattttataaaatcatcCCACGGACATAAACCATTTTTATCGATCGCGCAGTCTTTGATTCCCAGTGTAACTCGTAATGGCGGAttttgaatgttaattttatcGCCATCTCTTATTTGATTCCAAGACAGATAAACGTATTCTACTTTCAAATAATAATCACCGGCCGCGTCTTTccatttttgaaatataattttcccGCCTACGGGGTACGGCTCGTACTGCTCAGGTAACACAAACGGATTAAAACCTAAAGCGTCGGTTATTAAGTTCAAATTAGTGTCGTGGCCCACGAGCAAAGcaagtttaatattttcatttgtgAATATAGACCTCATATATCTGATCGTAGGTCGGGCAGTATCCTTGACAGATGAGGGAATATTAAACCGTATTTTTTGATCCATAGCCGTTATTTTAGTTAGAACTTTCCATTGCTCGGGACTAGTGACTTCTCCCCACGCAACTTCTTCCAGCGGACGTCCTTCGTAGTAActcattataaaattatcaagTACTTCATTTCCTATTGTCAGAGGTCCGTTCAACTCCAGTTCCTCGCCAGCGTGATAAATTACAATATTCTTATCGTGGACCAAATCGCAGAATCCTTCAGTTTCGCATATTTTAGAGGTTTTTATGTCGATAATCTTGTCTAATTCTTCGTAGGCATCTGTTAGATTATATTTGGCGAGCATTTCCTCGATTTCTTCGAGTACTTTTCTTTTATAGGAGTCGGTGGAGTTACGAATAGCATAATTAAAGGTGACGTCATATTTTTCAAAATCCTTTTTATACTTCACGTTTATATTACAGTCAGGGAATGCGGCATCGACAAACGCCTTCGCAGTAGCTATGGTTCGTCTCTTGTTATTCGCATAAATCAAAACGGTTTCTTTGTCGGGGCACGTTCCGGGTAAGAGTTGATTCTCTCTCATCCATTTCGTTAGATATTCGCTCATATATCCTTCTAATAAGACTCCTTTTTCTGTCAGCAGGGCCGGCTCTTGGGACCATTTCGGAAATATTTTGTTCGTGTATTCCTCTATGTCTTTTGTTATTGGAGCCCTTAGGTTGTGACGACTAAAAATTAAGACTTGCTCGACGCGCAGACAGCCAACGccggatattaataaaaaataaaaagttactgCGATCATATCGTTCACAGTGCgcgttgaattaaaaaaaaacttatgcctGTGCTTTGACATTTGCCAAACGTATCAACGGAGCCACGTTACAAACACAACTGGattgaatatttttacatttatgtaGATAATACTCGTCTCATCAAAATCAGTACGAATTACTTTCGTATTTGTTCGGAGGGTCGCGTGATGAAATCacaacaatgtttttttaacatttttttgttcagtttttttttgcttttttacaattgtttaaaattttgaacaataataagTCCTTTATACTACACTACTAATTACATTACATCTGTTGGACAGTTAAATTTGAGGGGACTGGGTTCTGTAGGTGAGgggttatttaaaaacaattatattattattgcaaacACTTTGTATACTATTAcaccattacaatattttattttataaaacccTAAGGTGTTGCTCTGTCTGTGTCtagatcatagattatacacttaagtctagatgagaagtcttTGTCATCACTCAAGACAATTAtctgttttaaacatttaaataagcaTTCCAATATTTGTAATCTGTTCCTTCACATTTGACAAGTATTGCCTGCCACTACTttcatattcaaactccaaTAAAATCGACACTGATTTAACTTTACATAATCAAATCATTCGATCTCACAGGCATAAGAATGGAgacatatttttcatttatcattCATACGGAACATAAACATGTCCGCTTTCCTACAACAAAAATTCCTATTACAAAAATAGCAGACAACttgaattgaatttaataaatttgtttcataaTGATAATAGTTCTTGCCTATAGTTCATGGTGACGGGTCACAACCTtgtaagaaaacattacatctGTAATCACTAACTTTGCTTCGTCGTACATTTAatgaattttgtattttaaaatagcatTATAGATAATATTGGGGCGTGAATCGAAACACAGCAGAACGTGTATTCAAGGCTTTAGTAGTCATTAGGTttaataacatataataaaaaaaacagatttctacaTATACTGGGTGTCAGGAGACCGCTTCCAAAGACGAAGatagacgatagtactaatgacacctttgattcTGGGACGGAAAAAGATCGACCctgattttttaaaaatatattttaaaactttttattagcattatttacgctccatctatactaaatatataaatctacagtggtttttacggatttttttttattgcccttgtaggcagaagagctTAAGAAACTCACGATAATGAACACTTGTTTCCAGCATCACCCGAGACGGCTTTACACATGGACATCTCCTGGCGACCGCTGCCGTAACCAGATTGATTATATACTGATTAGTAGTCGCTGGAGATCATCAATAACCAACGTGAAAACCTTCCCGGGAGCTGATTGTGGATCCGACCATAGTTTGTTGGTTGCTAAGTTTGCCCTGCGCCtcaaagcaataaagaaaaagtgCCTCAAGCCTATGTGTACGTTAACGCCCGCAGAACAAAAGCAGTTCCAATGTGCACTTGACGCAGCGATTGTTCAAACATCTCCATTAGCAAACGCGGACTCGGACGAACAGTGGAGACACCTTAAGGACCAGATCAATGAGACATTCGAAATTATTAGCAACAAGCACCCTCTTACACCCTGCCCTAAACAGATCTGGATGTCAGATAAGACCTTGAAACTCATACAGGATAGGAAGGAGCTTAGAGGCCGTGGGTTATCAGATCCAGCAGACAGAGTAAAGTACTCGGAGCTTTCTAGAATGATCCAAAGACAATGTCGGCACGATAAAAACAACTTTGTTGAGCGCATCTGTGAAGAAGTAGAGGAGCATGCGTTCAGATCGAAAAGCTCGGACCTCTTCAAGAAGTTAAAACTGCTGACAAAACAGTTCAAACCTAGATCATGGCTGATAGAATATGAAGATGGTACGCCTTTGCAAGACTTAGAGGCAGTGACGAAGAGATGGCGCAATTACTGCGAGAATCTTTATAGAAACTCACATGAATGCAACTCACCACAAGATACAACAAATTGGTGCGAGTTAACGCTAGAACCACCCATCCTTGAATCAGAGATCTCGGCTGCTATAGACGCGCTTAAATACAGGAAAGCCCCTGGTCCAGATCGTGTtacatcggaaataataaaagccCTGGGTCCTAAAGCCGTAAAAGTCCTACACAGAATTTGCGACAACATCTGGCGAACTGGAAGATGGCCTCAGACTGGACTAAGTCGATCATATTACCTCTTCACAAAAAGGGATCCACTTCTAAGTGCGATAATTATAGAACCCTTGCACTGATATCACATGCCAGCAAAGTGATGTTACATATCATCAATAACAGGATTCGATACTATCTGAACTGGCAAATACCACAGGAACAGGCGGGTTTTGTAAAGGGCAAAGGTACCCGTGAGCAAATTCTAAATATTCGCCAATTGATCGAAAAGGCCTACGAGTTCAACACACCCACCATCTTTTGCTTTATCGACTACAGTAAAGCCTTTGACTGTGTTGTGTGGTCGGACCTATGGAAGGTACTTAGTGAACTGGGAGTACCTCTACACCTCATTGCCCTCATCCGCTCTCTATACCTGGACAATCAAGGAATGGTAAAGGTCGAGAACTGCACATCAGCGCTTTTTGGTTTCGGTAAAGGGGTAAGACAGGGATGTATCCTGTCCCCTATTCTCTTTAACGCCTATGGAGAGTACATAATCAGGCGGGCATGTGAAGGTTGGGAGGGTGGAGTCACAATAGGTGGCACTAAAGTAACCAACCTCCGCTACGCAGATGACACCACACTCCTTGCTGCAAGTGAAATCGAGATGGTGAACCTCCTTGCTCGGATTGAGAACATCAGTTTGCTGTTGGGTCTAAAAGTCAATCACAGCAAAACCAAAGTGATGATTGTAGATCGAACCAACAGCCTTGAACTAACGGGAACGCTGAACCTTGACATCGTGAGCGACTTCGTCTACCTAGGGTCTAACATTAATAACACGGGATCATGCGAAAAAGAGATAAGGAGACGTATAGGGATGGCCAAAAATGCAATGTCCCAGCTGCATAAGATATGGGACGCGAAAAACTAAAACCAAATTGGTGAGTTCGCTAGTTTTCTCCATATTCAGTTATGGCGCGGAGACCTGGACAATGAAGAAGGCCGACAGAGACCGAATAgacgcttttgaaatgtggtgttggagaaaAATGCTACAGATTCCATGGACTGCCTTTCGCACCAACGTGTCTATTCTGAGAGAGCTTCATATCAAAGCCAGACTGTCcactatatgccttcgtagggtgctggaattcttcggacatattgctcgtaaagagggtcacaatcttgagcagctgatggtgacaggaaaggtagatggcaaacgtcccagaggacgcagtcccacgagatggtcggaccaagtaCGATCTTCTCTGAGCATCAATTTCCATAATGACCTTCATGAAGCAAAGGATcgcggcagatggagggaagtCGTGTGGGAGAGGCTGATGCAGCGGGGAAGTCTCGaacctcagtaatgaggaaaacgacgcgaggaggggAGGAGGCAGaagagcacacggcccacctgatggtgagtggttaccgtcgcccatggacttcagcaatgccaggggcagagccaagccgctgtctacattccgttataactactgaaccaggcatccgattgacttgaaacttggtatccatgaatatacatatacttaatggataggctaatatttatatgaaagttggactccctaataataatgataataaataataatgttaattttataattattaataatgaatgaatgTA
This is a stretch of genomic DNA from Bombyx mori chromosome 23, ASM3026992v2. It encodes these proteins:
- the LOC134201167 gene encoding glucose-1-phosphatase-like gives rise to the protein MIAVTFYFLLISGVGCLRVEQVLIFSRHNLRAPITKDIEEYTNKIFPKWSQEPALLTEKGVLLEGYMSEYLTKWMRENQLLPGTCPDKETVLIYANNKRRTIATAKAFVDAAFPDCNINVKYKKDFEKYDVTFNYAIRNSTDSYKRKVLEEIEEMLAKYNLTDAYEELDKIIDIKTSKICETEGFCDLVHDKNIVIYHAGEELELNGPLTIGNEVLDNFIMSYYEGRPLEEVAWGEVTSPEQWKVLTKITAMDQKIRFNIPSSVKDTARPTIRYMRSIFTNENIKLALLVGHDTNLNLITDALGFNPFVLPEQYEPYPVGGKIIFQKWKDAAGDYYLKVEYVYLSWNQIRDGDKINIQNPPLRVTLGIKDCAIDKNGLSL
- the LOC119630351 gene encoding uncharacterized protein LOC119630351, translating into MVTGHNLHHPRRLYTWTSPGDRCRNQIDYILISSRWRSSITNVKTFPGADCGSDHSLLVAKFALRLKAIKKKCLKPMCTLTPAEQKQFQCALDAAIVQTSPLANADSDEQWRHLKDQINETFEIISNKHPLTPCPKQIWMSDKTLKLIQDRKELRGRGLSDPADRVKYSELSRMIQRQCRHDKNNFVERICEEVEEHAFRSKSSDLFKKLKLLTKQFKPRSWLIEYEDGTPLQDLEAVTKRWRNYCENLYRNSHECNSPQDTTNWCELTLEPPILESEISAAIDALKYRKAPGPDRVTSEIIKALGPKAVKVLHRICDNIWRTGRWPQTGLSRSYYLFTKRDPLLSAIIIEPLH